A single genomic interval of Agelaius phoeniceus isolate bAgePho1 chromosome 31, bAgePho1.hap1, whole genome shotgun sequence harbors:
- the ENSA gene encoding alpha-endosulfine isoform X1 yields MAAPLGTGAFTEETGQEKQDSQEKDKAISPERAEEAKLKAKYPNLGQKPGGSDFLMKRLQKGQKYFDSGDYNMAKAKMKNKQLPSAGPDKNLVTGDHIPTPQDLPQRKSSLVTSKLAG; encoded by the exons ATGGCAGCCCCGCTCGGTACCGGCGCCTTCACGGAGGAGACCGGGCAGGAGAAACAG GACTCTCAGGAGAAGGACAAAGCCATTTCCCCCGAGAGGGCAGAGGAGGCCAAGCTCAAGGCCAAATATCCCAACCTGGGCCAGAAGCCTGGGGGCTCTGATTTCCTCATGAAGAGGCTGCAGAAAGGG CAAAAATACTTCGATTCTGGCGACTACAACATGGCCAAGGCCAAGATGAAGAACAAGCAGCTGCCAAGTGCAGGGCCTGACAAGAACCTGGTGACAGGAGACCACATCCCCACGCCCCAGGACCTGCCCCAGAGGAAATCCTCCCTGGTCACCAGCAAGCTGGCAGGGTAG
- the ENSA gene encoding alpha-endosulfine isoform X2 translates to MAAWGDSQEKDKAISPERAEEAKLKAKYPNLGQKPGGSDFLMKRLQKGQKYFDSGDYNMAKAKMKNKQLPSAGPDKNLVTGDHIPTPQDLPQRKSSLVTSKLAG, encoded by the exons ATGGCGGCGTGGGGG GACTCTCAGGAGAAGGACAAAGCCATTTCCCCCGAGAGGGCAGAGGAGGCCAAGCTCAAGGCCAAATATCCCAACCTGGGCCAGAAGCCTGGGGGCTCTGATTTCCTCATGAAGAGGCTGCAGAAAGGG CAAAAATACTTCGATTCTGGCGACTACAACATGGCCAAGGCCAAGATGAAGAACAAGCAGCTGCCAAGTGCAGGGCCTGACAAGAACCTGGTGACAGGAGACCACATCCCCACGCCCCAGGACCTGCCCCAGAGGAAATCCTCCCTGGTCACCAGCAAGCTGGCAGGGTAG
- the MCL1 gene encoding induced myeloid leukemia cell differentiation protein Mcl-1, translating to MFAVKPKAVIGFNLYCGGSPALGPGGPGERPEPAAAAAAASEPPRDRSGAAAGRADSPRALIGRGAAPRSLIGCGATLWRPEEELDGCDPEPERGPAADSLPGTPPGPPDGLRQDSLELISRYLREVAGEAQPSAKKLFLGLLGGPGRPGSAGDAVMEKALETLRRVGDGVMRKHELAFQGMLRKLQIQQEEDLQCVVEVAAQMFSDGVTNWGRVVTLIAFGAFVAKHLKSIQQEQSISSLAGIITDALVSSKREWLESQRGWEGFVDFFRVEDLEGTIRNVLVAFAGMAGLGASLAYMIR from the exons ATGTTCGCCGTGAAACCGAAAGCCGTCATCGGCTTCAACCTCTACTGCGGCGGCTCCCCGGCGCTGGGGCCCGGCGGGCCGGGGGAGCGCCCGGagcccgcggccgccgccgccgccgcctcggaGCCGCCCCGCGACCGCTCCGGGGCCGCCGCCGGCCGCGCCGACTCCCCCCGCGCGCTGATTGGCCGAGGCGCGGCGCCCCGCTCGCTGATTGGCTGCGGCGCGACTCTATGGCGCCCCGAAGAGGAGCTGGACGGATGCGACCCCGAGCCcgagcgcggccccgccgcggaTTCGCTgcccgggacccccccggggcCTCCGGACGGGCTCCGGCAGGACTCGCTGGAGCTCATCAGCCGCTACCTGCGGGAGGTGGCCGGAGAGGCGCAGCCCAGCGCTAAGAAGCTTTTTCTCGGTCTCCTGGGTGGTCCCGGCCGGCCGGGCTCGGCGGGAGATGCGGTGATGGAGAAGGCGCTGGAGACGCTGCGGAGGGTCGGCGACGGCGTTATGAGGAAACACGAGCTCGCCTTTCAAG GGATGCTGAGGAAGCTGCAGATCCAGCAGGAGGAGGACCTGCAGTGCGTGGTGGAGGTGGCAGCCCAGATGTTCAGCGATGGTGTCACCAACTGGGGACGCGTGGTCACCCTCATCGCCTTCGGCGCCTTCGTGGCCAAGCACCTGAAGAgcatccagcaggagcagagcatcagcagcctggctggcaTCATCACAGACGCCCTGGTCTCCTCCAAGAGGGAGTGGCTGGAGagccagaggggctgg GAGGGCTTTGTGGACTTTTTCCGCGTGGAGGACCTGGAGGGCACCATCCGGAACGTTCTGGTGGCCTTCGCGGGCATGGCCGGCCTGGGGGCCAGCCTGGCCTACATGATCCGgtga